The following proteins are encoded in a genomic region of Trichocoleus sp. FACHB-46:
- a CDS encoding S26 family signal peptidase, whose translation MIKRVVDLPGDVVQIRDGETLIKGKIIAEPCIKEATYNYGPVTVSQRH comes from the coding sequence TTGATTAAACGTGTGGTTGATCTACCAGGAGATGTGGTGCAAATTCGTGATGGAGAAACCCTTATCAAGGGCAAAATCATTGCAGAACCTTGTATCAAGGAAGCTACCTACAACTACGGACCTGTAACGGTTTCTCAGCGTCATTGA
- the pyrC gene encoding dihydroorotase, translated as MQKLTITRPDDWHLHLRDGAALKAVLPHTVRQFARAIIMPNLKPPVRSVADAAAYRDRILAAIPTGKQFEPLMTLYLTDNTSPEEIIAAKASQFVKAVKYYPAGATTNSDFGVTDIGKCDRVFEAMQQVDMPLLLHGEVTDQDVDMFDRERVFVERHLIPLKQRFPHLRVVLEHVTTSDAVQYVLSANNVAATITPQHLLFNRNILFQGGIRPHFYCLPVLKREEHRLALLQAATSGNPKFFLGTDSAPHPRDSKESSCGCAGCYSALHAMELYAEAFESADALDKLEAFASFYGPDFYQLPRNSEQITLTRTTWRVPDEVPFTESGLVPLRAGQEMTWQMA; from the coding sequence ATGCAAAAGCTTACGATAACCCGACCTGACGACTGGCATCTGCATCTCCGCGACGGTGCCGCGCTGAAAGCAGTTCTGCCCCATACAGTGCGTCAGTTTGCCCGTGCGATCATTATGCCGAACCTGAAGCCTCCAGTGCGCTCCGTGGCTGATGCTGCTGCCTATCGCGATCGCATTCTTGCCGCTATTCCGACTGGTAAACAGTTTGAGCCGCTGATGACACTCTATCTCACTGACAACACCAGCCCTGAAGAAATTATCGCGGCCAAAGCCTCCCAGTTTGTCAAAGCGGTCAAGTACTACCCAGCGGGCGCAACGACCAATTCAGACTTCGGTGTGACGGACATTGGTAAGTGCGATCGCGTTTTTGAAGCGATGCAGCAGGTAGACATGCCTTTACTCCTGCATGGGGAAGTAACCGATCAAGATGTTGATATGTTCGATCGCGAGAGAGTGTTCGTCGAGCGACATTTGATCCCCCTCAAGCAGCGATTTCCTCACTTGCGCGTGGTGCTTGAGCACGTTACCACCTCAGATGCTGTGCAGTATGTCCTGTCTGCCAACAATGTCGCTGCAACGATCACGCCACAACATCTGTTATTTAACCGCAATATCCTATTTCAAGGTGGCATTCGCCCCCATTTCTACTGCCTACCAGTTTTGAAACGTGAGGAGCATCGCTTAGCACTTTTGCAAGCGGCAACCTCTGGCAATCCTAAGTTTTTTCTTGGCACCGATAGCGCCCCCCATCCTCGTGATAGCAAAGAAAGTTCCTGTGGCTGCGCGGGTTGCTATTCGGCTCTGCACGCGATGGAGTTGTATGCAGAGGCGTTTGAGAGTGCTGATGCACTGGATAAGCTTGAAGCGTTCGCTAGCTTCTATGGACCAGATTTTTATCAACTCCCGCGCAATAGCGAACAGATTACTTTGACTAGAACGACTTGGCGCGTTCCCGACGAGGTTCCATTTACTGAATCTGGGCTTGTACCTTTACGGGCAGGCCAAGAGATGACGTGGCAAATGGCGTAA
- a CDS encoding tetratricopeptide repeat protein, whose protein sequence is MSRRLLAVVLASASLLTATGTVCLFNLSEANAASLNEQLNIPVNNGTQGELRDEADRLVRLGGQYEQQGSLEKAIASWQQAVKLYQRIGDVSATGLTYDFIGLTYAQLGRIREAEDALRRRLAIARDNRDFRGQIYGLNNVGTVLLRRGAPQAAASAFNEALTIAQNINSLEGQGLSLSNLGLAAVATGNYNQGIKQLESALTYRRQAGDPSGEASTYNNLGDAYRGAQRYQDAANAYGVALRLARTSRDRPNHLRAIDGLVASYRPLGNYTRALEVLDQRLALTQEQSNLRQQLATLRSLAEIYQASGNRETARNFYQRAIVVARALEDTRSESLLLDQLRRL, encoded by the coding sequence ATGAGTCGCCGTTTATTAGCAGTCGTCCTTGCGTCCGCATCACTGTTGACAGCTACAGGTACAGTTTGCCTGTTCAACTTGAGCGAGGCTAACGCTGCCAGCTTAAATGAACAGTTAAATATTCCTGTCAATAACGGCACTCAGGGTGAGCTGCGAGATGAAGCCGATCGCTTGGTTCGCCTAGGCGGGCAGTACGAACAACAAGGCTCACTTGAAAAGGCAATCGCCTCTTGGCAACAAGCGGTGAAGCTCTACCAACGCATTGGCGATGTCTCGGCCACTGGCCTGACCTACGACTTTATTGGCCTGACCTATGCTCAACTCGGCAGAATCCGGGAAGCAGAAGACGCCCTGCGTCGACGTTTAGCGATCGCCCGTGACAACCGCGACTTTAGAGGCCAAATTTACGGCCTAAATAATGTGGGGACTGTTTTGTTGCGTCGTGGAGCCCCACAAGCCGCTGCCAGTGCCTTTAACGAAGCACTAACGATCGCGCAGAATATCAATAGCTTGGAAGGTCAGGGCTTGTCTTTGAGCAACCTGGGCTTGGCAGCTGTAGCGACCGGAAACTACAACCAAGGGATTAAACAACTAGAATCAGCCCTGACTTACCGACGTCAGGCAGGCGATCCTAGTGGTGAGGCCAGCACCTATAACAATTTGGGTGATGCTTACCGAGGAGCGCAACGGTATCAAGATGCAGCCAATGCCTATGGTGTGGCCCTACGGTTGGCTCGCACTAGTCGCGATCGCCCCAATCACCTTCGGGCCATTGATGGCTTAGTCGCGTCCTATCGCCCCTTGGGTAACTACACCCGCGCCTTAGAGGTTCTCGATCAGCGTCTTGCTTTAACCCAAGAGCAGAGCAACCTGCGTCAACAGCTCGCAACATTGCGATCGCTAGCCGAAATTTATCAAGCCTCAGGGAACCGGGAAACGGCCCGTAATTTCTATCAAAGAGCGATCGTAGTGGCACGGGCGCTAGAAGATACCAGAAGCGAATCTTTGCTCCTCGATCAACTCCGCCGTCTTTAG
- a CDS encoding pseudouridine synthase: MAVLHRLSDFIDNNVAIGDVIPSYWYEGRCPQSGTWLRLPRTSLAEAIACGLMQQLAKDTVYSHEGKMYGVLLVELPSREQRVLKAFSGLLNGQGQVEGWVPPIPGRDQVAMVEVQTVRELDTLKQEIITLQELPERKQYQQLCQDWEQRFKRMSDRHQKRKQQRKEKRQILSETLIGKDLAIALQQLDEASRQDGIERRQLKRERDMALRSLQQVMSTADSKIGELKQQRKALSHQLQTQMQQAYYLTNFAGQSLSLEQLVLGSAPMGTGDCCAPKLLHYAATHNLKPLAMAEFWWGPASVSGDKVQGEFYGACAERCQPLMGFLLAGSTISPPSLLIVEGTKQLIFPSIEGVGEPNAERLTILYEDQWLIVVDKPAGLLSVPGRYRDRQDSVLSRLRYLLPDGTALLPVHRLDQDTSGILVLARDPETHRQLSQQFQARQVQKVYEAVLAGLVTREPGVIELSLWGDPSDRPYQKVDWQQGKLSITRFRVIAREGDYTRLEFFPVTGRTHQLRVHAANLQGLGIPILGDRLYGCNADSSRLHLHARKLRFQHPQSGKTLHLKSETPF; encoded by the coding sequence ATGGCGGTTTTGCATAGACTCTCGGATTTTATTGACAACAATGTTGCGATCGGTGATGTCATTCCCAGCTATTGGTATGAGGGGCGTTGTCCTCAAAGTGGTACTTGGTTGAGATTACCTCGTACCTCCTTGGCAGAAGCGATCGCTTGTGGTCTGATGCAACAGCTAGCTAAGGATACGGTTTACTCGCATGAGGGCAAAATGTATGGGGTGCTATTGGTAGAACTGCCATCTAGAGAACAGCGAGTTCTGAAAGCTTTTTCTGGGTTGCTGAACGGTCAAGGTCAAGTTGAAGGATGGGTGCCTCCAATTCCTGGGCGTGATCAAGTAGCAATGGTAGAAGTTCAGACAGTGAGGGAGCTAGATACCCTGAAACAAGAGATCATCACTCTGCAAGAATTACCAGAACGGAAACAGTACCAACAGTTATGTCAGGACTGGGAACAACGCTTCAAGAGGATGAGCGATCGCCATCAAAAACGCAAACAACAACGGAAAGAGAAACGCCAAATTCTCTCAGAGACGCTGATTGGCAAAGATCTCGCGATCGCGCTGCAACAACTCGATGAAGCCAGTCGCCAAGATGGGATAGAACGACGACAGCTTAAACGGGAAAGAGATATGGCGTTGCGATCGCTGCAACAGGTAATGTCAACAGCAGACAGCAAAATAGGAGAACTAAAACAACAGCGTAAAGCTCTATCTCATCAACTGCAAACCCAAATGCAGCAGGCTTATTATTTGACCAATTTTGCTGGGCAATCTCTCTCCTTAGAACAATTGGTGTTGGGGTCTGCTCCGATGGGGACCGGAGACTGCTGTGCGCCTAAGTTACTGCATTATGCAGCCACTCACAATCTCAAGCCTTTAGCGATGGCGGAGTTTTGGTGGGGGCCAGCGTCGGTTAGCGGAGATAAAGTTCAGGGAGAGTTCTATGGTGCTTGTGCAGAGCGATGTCAGCCATTAATGGGATTTCTTCTTGCCGGATCTACTATAAGCCCCCCTAGCCTTCTAATAGTGGAGGGAACAAAACAGCTAATTTTCCCCAGTATTGAAGGGGTAGGGGAGCCGAATGCAGAGAGGTTAACTATTCTCTACGAAGATCAGTGGCTAATTGTTGTTGATAAACCTGCGGGACTGCTCTCTGTACCTGGACGCTATCGCGATCGCCAGGATAGTGTGCTCAGTCGCTTACGGTATCTCCTGCCGGATGGTACGGCTCTTTTGCCTGTGCATCGGTTGGATCAGGACACTTCAGGCATTTTGGTGCTGGCTCGCGACCCAGAAACGCATCGACAACTAAGCCAGCAGTTTCAAGCGCGGCAAGTGCAGAAGGTTTATGAGGCAGTCTTAGCGGGTCTCGTTACCAGGGAGCCGGGTGTGATTGAGCTGTCGTTGTGGGGAGATCCTAGCGATCGCCCTTATCAAAAAGTAGATTGGCAGCAGGGTAAACTGAGCATCACCCGCTTTCGCGTTATAGCGAGAGAAGGAGATTATACTCGTCTAGAGTTTTTTCCAGTGACAGGACGGACCCATCAGCTCAGGGTGCATGCGGCTAATTTACAAGGATTGGGGATACCAATATTGGGCGATCGCCTATATGGATGTAACGCAGATTCTAGTCGGTTACATCTCCACGCCAGAAAGCTCCGCTTCCAGCATCCCCAATCTGGTAAAACGCTACATCTAAAATCTGAAACTCCTTTTTAG
- a CDS encoding glyoxalase-like domain protein, producing the protein MVLALSVMPFLSQPLTLGAFFPALPLDSLLSTQGIMVLLLAAYAGAMWMFLTSAPKVHTIMVSDLESGRQFYEGVLGLAAAEVPLHYYYNYEQSLGATSVDPLYMSPGLGGPATATRNFNGTDGLWYQLKKNTQVHVISGASLGQKDRQRHVCFDRDCLEQVLMRVQTRGIKHKIRREKPLNFLVKDWEGRVIELAEVSN; encoded by the coding sequence ATGGTTCTAGCATTGAGTGTGATGCCCTTCCTGTCTCAGCCTCTAACTTTGGGAGCTTTTTTCCCAGCCCTGCCGTTAGACAGCCTCTTGTCAACGCAAGGAATTATGGTTTTGCTCTTGGCAGCTTATGCCGGAGCGATGTGGATGTTTCTTACCAGTGCCCCAAAGGTGCACACCATAATGGTGTCCGACTTGGAGTCCGGTCGTCAGTTCTATGAAGGAGTGCTGGGCTTGGCTGCTGCTGAGGTGCCATTGCACTACTACTACAACTATGAGCAAAGTCTGGGCGCAACCAGCGTTGACCCACTCTATATGTCTCCAGGTTTAGGGGGACCGGCGACTGCAACTCGCAACTTCAATGGCACCGATGGCCTCTGGTACCAACTCAAGAAAAACACCCAGGTGCATGTGATCTCTGGAGCCAGCCTCGGTCAAAAAGATCGCCAACGCCACGTCTGCTTCGATCGCGACTGTTTAGAGCAAGTGCTGATGCGAGTGCAAACGCGAGGCATTAAGCACAAAATTCGCCGCGAAAAACCCCTGAACTTCTTAGTCAAGGACTGGGAAGGCCGCGTGATCGAGCTGGCAGAAGTCTCGAATTAA
- a CDS encoding endonuclease/exonuclease/phosphatase family protein: MIFFNLVLWISAIVLLGLSLVTAWWYKFWLLEILGTGYLWFAGATLLLWISLLLIKPLRPKRGLQIVLAIALIFYAQFTLSWYIPRLQDMKSGGAPVTVMTYNVNYQLWDTTATEKLIRAYPADIFSLVEPTKEQATELWNEVKDLYPHYYRATGGNLSLFSRYPIQAAKTDNLQSAHQSLFATLEISGKTIQVVAVRPPAPQNKNYFNRRNQVLRTLAAYTKQQKTPLIVMGDFNTTAWSFYLHEFTQRSGLRNASVGHGLHPTWYYATSGKATPSTHKFFQFIKVPLDHIFVSPGIRVDQVMTVPPGVSDHRPLIAKLRV; this comes from the coding sequence ATGATCTTTTTCAACTTAGTTCTTTGGATATCAGCGATCGTACTGTTAGGGCTGAGTTTAGTAACTGCTTGGTGGTACAAATTTTGGCTACTTGAGATTTTAGGGACGGGGTACTTGTGGTTTGCTGGGGCCACTCTGTTGCTATGGATCAGTCTGCTGCTGATCAAACCCTTACGACCCAAGCGGGGGCTACAAATTGTGCTAGCGATCGCGCTGATCTTTTATGCTCAATTTACACTGAGTTGGTATATTCCTAGACTTCAGGACATGAAGTCAGGCGGGGCACCTGTGACTGTCATGACTTATAACGTTAACTATCAGTTATGGGATACCACAGCTACCGAAAAATTGATCAGAGCTTATCCTGCGGATATTTTTAGCTTAGTTGAGCCGACTAAAGAGCAAGCGACCGAGCTATGGAATGAAGTTAAAGATCTATATCCTCACTACTACCGAGCCACAGGTGGCAACCTCAGCTTGTTTAGCCGCTATCCCATTCAGGCTGCAAAGACAGACAACCTCCAATCAGCCCATCAAAGTCTTTTTGCTACTCTAGAAATTTCGGGTAAAACCATTCAAGTCGTTGCGGTTCGACCACCTGCGCCTCAAAATAAAAACTATTTTAATCGTCGTAACCAAGTTCTACGGACCTTGGCAGCTTATACGAAACAACAGAAAACACCATTGATTGTGATGGGAGATTTCAATACAACGGCGTGGTCATTTTATTTGCATGAGTTTACTCAGCGATCGGGACTGCGTAATGCTTCTGTGGGGCATGGTCTGCATCCCACCTGGTATTATGCCACCTCTGGGAAGGCGACTCCCTCAACCCACAAGTTTTTCCAATTCATCAAGGTTCCTCTCGATCATATCTTTGTCAGCCCTGGCATACGAGTTGATCAGGTGATGACAGTACCTCCCGGCGTTTCGGATCACCGTCCCCTGATTGCTAAACTTAGAGTTTGA
- a CDS encoding trypsin-like serine protease translates to MPRNMLICAQTLGILLLAIAPAQAITYGEPDGNGHPNVGAMMVDAGRGLRAICSGTLISPKIFLTAAHCIEAAESRGITQAFVSFDSDLTEGATRFPGKMHINPGYNKSQSDTGDIGVIELDQPVTGITPAQLPTAGFFDQEAAKNGLKDKKFTAVGYGSLERQVGGGQPSFGRSNLRMVSTSSFSAINPTVLRMSQNPATGDGGACFGDSGGPNFLGATNVVAAITVSGDSVCRATNVTYRLDTESARNFLKNYMTLP, encoded by the coding sequence GTGCCAAGAAACATGCTTATCTGCGCCCAGACTTTAGGAATTTTATTGCTTGCGATCGCCCCAGCCCAAGCAATCACCTACGGTGAACCAGATGGCAACGGACATCCGAATGTAGGTGCCATGATGGTAGACGCGGGAAGAGGACTCCGTGCAATTTGCTCAGGAACCCTCATTTCTCCCAAGATTTTTTTAACCGCAGCGCACTGTATTGAAGCAGCTGAGTCCCGTGGCATCACTCAAGCATTTGTCTCCTTTGACTCCGATCTGACGGAAGGTGCCACTCGTTTTCCAGGGAAAATGCATATCAATCCGGGCTACAACAAGAGCCAATCGGATACGGGGGATATTGGAGTTATTGAGCTAGATCAACCAGTTACTGGAATCACCCCTGCTCAATTACCGACAGCAGGTTTCTTTGACCAAGAAGCTGCCAAGAATGGTTTAAAGGATAAGAAATTTACGGCAGTAGGTTACGGTTCGCTAGAGCGGCAAGTAGGAGGTGGGCAGCCGAGTTTTGGCCGCAGCAATTTACGCATGGTTTCTACTTCCAGCTTCAGTGCCATTAACCCCACGGTACTACGCATGTCACAAAATCCTGCTACAGGGGATGGTGGTGCTTGTTTTGGCGACTCCGGTGGACCTAATTTCCTAGGTGCTACAAATGTTGTTGCTGCGATAACCGTCTCTGGAGACTCCGTCTGCCGAGCTACGAATGTCACTTATCGACTCGATACAGAATCAGCTCGTAACTTCTTGAAAAACTATATGACGCTGCCTTAA
- a CDS encoding DUF2267 domain-containing protein: protein MPIDIRDDVVYIMLKKIDECDRGPGPDEVNFSETDFAGLKITPKDVLGHLDYLNQRQYINAEFTGNAYGNQEDVPDAVAPKEFDFRIANSFGAADGPLPHLISFKKAELTEKGRQMLDEMNADPPKALESGPAVPIADKDSPFLERVMVKANLTDLYDARDITEVVFRTMRDMMTNEAVDRVAEELHEPMEPTDEKALQNEVADLWIDTNPLVRFLSRVRPPLIIKEDTFLFRIRQEAGIPQETDVDTVLKAVFSAAKDELSEDRIKEIAEFLPGKIRQMWDHA from the coding sequence ATGCCAATTGACATCCGAGATGATGTAGTTTACATCATGTTGAAAAAAATTGATGAGTGCGATCGCGGTCCTGGTCCCGACGAAGTAAATTTCTCCGAGACGGACTTTGCGGGTTTGAAAATCACCCCGAAAGATGTGCTCGGTCACTTAGATTATTTAAACCAACGGCAGTACATTAACGCTGAGTTTACAGGCAATGCCTACGGCAACCAGGAAGATGTTCCTGATGCAGTTGCTCCTAAAGAGTTCGATTTCAGAATTGCTAACAGCTTTGGGGCTGCTGACGGTCCTCTACCTCATCTCATTTCCTTCAAGAAAGCAGAGTTGACCGAAAAAGGTCGGCAAATGTTGGACGAAATGAACGCAGACCCACCGAAAGCACTGGAGAGTGGTCCAGCAGTTCCGATCGCTGACAAAGACTCGCCTTTCCTAGAGCGGGTCATGGTCAAGGCCAATTTGACTGACCTATACGACGCCAGAGACATTACTGAAGTCGTGTTCCGCACCATGCGCGACATGATGACCAATGAAGCGGTCGATCGTGTGGCTGAAGAGCTGCATGAACCGATGGAGCCAACAGACGAGAAAGCGCTGCAAAATGAAGTAGCTGACTTGTGGATCGACACAAATCCTTTGGTGCGCTTCCTCAGTCGAGTTCGTCCTCCCCTGATCATCAAAGAAGATACCTTTCTGTTCCGGATTCGCCAAGAAGCAGGCATCCCACAGGAAACTGATGTAGACACCGTTCTTAAAGCAGTCTTTTCCGCAGCCAAAGATGAGCTTTCGGAAGATCGGATCAAAGAGATCGCTGAGTTCTTGCCTGGCAAAATTCGCCAAATGTGGGATCACGCTTAA
- a CDS encoding RNA polymerase sigma factor: MQIPTFPESNHPIVQSLFHHSDQELLTLFQRHPDSGRYFTAIFCRYSPIVYTLIRHSARSPVQADYLFAITWRHVFHELGGLDLRSSQLSNIENLTLQNWLINMTAFCINQAELPPVESVHYSLQGASPPLWCYVEQALDQLPPVLRLMILMAQTFHWSETRISAYLQAEGEAISPAEVKVRLQEGYQLLEEALPEDICEIYLGGNTRDRTDGFDFSSITLEPSVE; the protein is encoded by the coding sequence GTGCAAATTCCTACGTTTCCTGAAAGCAATCATCCGATTGTCCAATCGCTCTTTCATCATAGCGATCAGGAGTTGTTGACGCTGTTTCAGCGCCATCCTGATTCGGGGCGATATTTTACGGCTATTTTTTGTCGCTACAGCCCGATTGTTTACACTCTAATTCGGCACTCAGCGCGATCGCCCGTGCAGGCTGACTACCTCTTTGCCATTACTTGGCGGCACGTCTTTCATGAGCTAGGTGGGTTAGATTTGCGATCGAGCCAGCTCTCGAATATTGAGAACCTGACGTTGCAAAATTGGCTGATTAATATGACAGCTTTTTGCATCAACCAAGCCGAATTACCTCCGGTCGAATCGGTGCATTACTCTTTGCAAGGCGCTTCACCGCCGCTGTGGTGCTACGTCGAGCAAGCGTTAGACCAGTTGCCTCCAGTGCTGCGGCTGATGATTTTGATGGCTCAAACCTTTCACTGGAGCGAAACTCGAATTTCGGCTTACTTGCAGGCGGAGGGGGAAGCAATTTCGCCCGCAGAAGTTAAGGTGCGGTTGCAAGAAGGCTACCAACTCCTAGAAGAAGCTCTCCCAGAAGATATTTGTGAAATTTATTTAGGTGGGAATACTAGGGATCGGACCGATGGGTTCGACTTTAGTTCGATCACGTTGGAACCTAGTGTTGAATAA
- a CDS encoding AAA family ATPase, whose translation MDDLLKEFEDLLDQGFEGLLEIVRTLEGRAEPEEFQAEVRRSSTKSPPSESGKEAPAERQNSTSASRVQSRPTSPPPSSTTDEVIITPPPAGSVAPVSLAGVGGLSEVIRELRELVELPLKRPDLLTSLGLEPPKGVLLAGPPGTGKTLTARALAQELEVNYIAIVGPEVMGKYYGEAEARLRSIFLKAARSAPCIVFIDEIDTLAPDRAKVEGEVEKRVVAQLLSLMDGFAKSKGVIVLAATNRPDHLDPALRRPGRFDREVQFRVPNRVGRLEILKILSQTMPLERSVDLVAIADLSVGMVGADLKALCQKAAYTALRRHAPALDGPISNSLTVSQADFLQAIKEIKPAVLRSVEVEAPNVSWDAIGGLESLKQTLQESVEGALLYPELYQRTKAKAPRGILLWGPPGTGKTMLAKAVASQARANFIAVNGPELLSKWVGASEQAVRELFTKARQAAPCVVFIDEIDTLAPARGSFGDSGVSDRVVGQLLTELDGLHECPNVLLIGATNRPEALDPALLRSGRLDLQLKVDLPDQASRLAILQVHNSDRPLAAVDLAHWAAQTEGWNGADLTLLSNQAALEAIRRYRKQGLTDPTRIQITTDDFTAAHQRLCEQRQTL comes from the coding sequence ATGGATGACCTACTCAAAGAATTTGAAGACCTCTTAGATCAAGGATTTGAGGGTCTGTTAGAGATTGTCAGAACGCTGGAAGGCAGAGCTGAGCCAGAAGAGTTCCAGGCAGAGGTGCGGCGTAGCTCTACCAAAAGCCCCCCCTCGGAAAGTGGCAAAGAAGCCCCGGCTGAGCGTCAAAACTCTACTTCTGCGAGTCGAGTCCAGTCCAGACCTACTTCACCTCCGCCATCTTCGACGACGGACGAAGTCATTATTACACCTCCCCCAGCTGGTAGCGTTGCCCCTGTCTCTCTGGCAGGTGTGGGCGGGTTGTCTGAGGTGATTAGAGAACTGCGAGAGCTAGTTGAGCTACCGCTGAAACGTCCAGATTTACTCACTTCATTGGGATTGGAGCCGCCTAAGGGAGTGCTGCTTGCAGGCCCTCCTGGCACAGGTAAAACGCTGACAGCCCGCGCCCTGGCGCAAGAGCTAGAGGTGAACTACATCGCGATCGTCGGCCCGGAAGTGATGGGCAAGTACTATGGAGAAGCCGAGGCACGCCTGCGGAGCATTTTCTTGAAAGCTGCTCGATCGGCCCCCTGCATCGTCTTCATTGACGAGATTGACACCCTCGCTCCCGATCGCGCCAAGGTAGAAGGAGAGGTGGAAAAGCGGGTAGTTGCCCAACTGCTGAGCTTGATGGATGGTTTTGCCAAGAGCAAAGGCGTGATTGTTCTCGCTGCCACCAATCGCCCCGATCATCTTGATCCCGCTCTGCGCCGTCCAGGACGCTTTGATCGGGAAGTGCAGTTCCGGGTGCCCAACCGAGTAGGACGATTAGAGATTCTCAAGATTTTGAGTCAGACTATGCCGCTAGAGCGTTCCGTAGATTTGGTGGCGATCGCGGATCTCTCTGTAGGCATGGTGGGCGCAGACCTGAAAGCGTTATGCCAAAAAGCTGCTTATACTGCTCTGCGACGGCATGCGCCTGCTTTAGATGGTCCTATTTCTAATAGTTTGACGGTATCCCAAGCAGATTTTCTCCAGGCGATTAAGGAGATCAAGCCAGCGGTCTTGCGATCGGTGGAGGTAGAAGCACCCAACGTCTCCTGGGATGCGATCGGTGGGTTGGAGAGCCTGAAGCAAACCCTACAAGAATCGGTTGAGGGAGCGCTGCTCTATCCCGAACTCTATCAACGCACCAAAGCCAAAGCGCCACGCGGCATCCTGCTCTGGGGGCCTCCAGGCACAGGTAAGACCATGCTGGCTAAAGCAGTGGCCTCTCAAGCCCGTGCTAACTTTATTGCAGTTAACGGCCCGGAACTGCTGAGCAAGTGGGTCGGTGCTTCCGAACAAGCAGTGCGGGAACTGTTCACCAAAGCCCGACAAGCCGCTCCCTGTGTGGTCTTTATTGATGAGATTGACACACTAGCCCCAGCCAGAGGCAGTTTTGGAGATTCAGGCGTCAGCGATCGCGTCGTTGGTCAACTCCTCACGGAACTAGACGGTCTGCACGAATGCCCCAATGTTCTGCTGATCGGAGCCACGAATCGTCCAGAAGCTTTAGACCCTGCCTTATTACGATCGGGCCGCCTAGACTTGCAACTGAAAGTTGATTTACCCGATCAGGCTAGCCGTCTCGCCATCTTGCAAGTTCACAATAGCGATCGCCCTCTAGCCGCAGTCGATCTAGCCCACTGGGCAGCTCAAACCGAAGGCTGGAACGGTGCTGATCTAACTTTATTGAGCAACCAAGCCGCTTTAGAAGCCATCCGTCGCTATCGCAAGCAAGGTCTGACTGACCCCACTCGCATTCAAATCACAACCGACGATTTCACTGCGGCTCATCAGCGGCTCTGTGAACAACGACAAACCCTCTAA